The nucleotide sequence CACGGTGAACTGGATTACTGACATCCAATGCATCGTGATAGAACGCAGCTAAAGCCCCTGTAACACCACACAGTACGGCCATTGGGTGTGAGTCACGACGGAACCCATTGAACAGTCGGGTAATTTGTTCATGGATCATGGTGTGACGAGTTACTGTGGTTTTAAAATTATCGTATTGCTCCTGTGTCGGTGCTTCACCGTACAGCAGGATATAACAGACTTCCAAGTATGTTGATTCAGTCGCTAATTGCCCGATAGGGAAACCACGGTGAAGTAAGATACCGTTATCACCATCAATAAAAGTGATTTTTGACTCACAAGAGGCGGTTGAGGTAAAGCCGGGATCATAGGTGTAATAACCTTTGGAGCCGAGAGTACGAATATCAATAACTTTGGAACCGAGTGTAGGGGATAGAACGTCCAAGTCTACAGATGTTTCAGCAATCGTTAGCTTAGCTTTGTTATCAGCCATTTATAATCTCCTTAGCGCTTATATGTCTCCTAACAATATCGAGGGCATCTTCATAAAGATGTACTTCAATAGTGAAACTATAGTTGATGTAAGGTACCCAGCCGAGTTTTATTTAGTGCCCGTAATGTCTAGGTCTATAGTGTGTCACTTATGTTAAGGAGCTTTTGATGTTATGTTTTTTTAGGTGCTTTTTTATGCAATGCACTTAGAATTAGTACTGCTATCACTTTTACATAAGTTTGAGGTTTCTGGAAGCGTGTTTGCGCACAAAAAAAACATAAACATTAAAATAATGCAGTAAATGTAATAAAAATGTTGTGCATGTGTCAAAAATGATAATCATTTTTGCATCGGATGTATTAAATAGTGATCCCTCTCACTGTTCGAGGCAAATGTCGGGCACACAAGTTGTGTGGTAATTGTAATAAGTTTGTGAAGCACTTATACTGCGCGCAGGTCTCCGGAACCGTTGTTGTATGGAGAACCAGCGTAACGAATCCACACTTTTTGTAAAATAGACGGATTTAACATTTTACTTAAAATGTGCCTTTGTACCCCATTCGCTGTTTGATTTCCATCCAGGTCCGGAGGAAGGAAAAATTATAAAAGCTGTGTGGGCATAAATTGTGAAAAAACAAAGACCTGTCAATCTGGATTTACAGACGATACAGTTTCCACTCCCTGCTATCGCATCGATCTTACATCGTGTCTCTGGGGTTATCATGTTAGTCGCAGTTGGCATCTTACTGTGGTTACTTGGCACCTCTCTCTCCTCTCCTGAAGGTTTTCAGCAAGCTGCTGAAATTATGACTGGCTTCTTCGCGAAATTTATTTTGTGGGGCATCCTAACGGCATTGGCATATCACATTTGTGGTGGTATTCGTCATATGTTAATGGACTTCGGCTTTATTGATGAAACCTTGATTGTGGGTCGCAACTCCGCGGCTGCATCAATGGTTATTACCGTTATTTTATCAATATTGGCGGGGGTATTAGTATGGTAAGTAATTCTTCTACTTTAGGCCGTACTGGCATACAGGATTGGTTATTCCTTCGTGCCTCAGCCATTATTATCGTTTTATATGTTCTTTATCTTGTGGGATTTATTGCTACAACAGAAATAACCTATGAGGTATGGCGTGGGTTCTTTAGCTCATCCTTAACCAAAGTGTTCACCATCTTGACCTTGCTTTCTATTCTTATTCACGCATGGATCGGAATGTGGCAAGTGTTAACGGACTATATTAAACCGCTGGCATTACGCCTGACTTTACAACTGATTATTGTTGTGGCGCTGTTGGTTTATCTTATTTATGGAACAATTGTGGTGTGGGGTGTGTAATGAATCTGCCAGTAAGAGAGTTTGATGCCGTTGTTATTGGTGCAGGTGGTGCTGGTATGCGTGCCGCTTTACAGATTTCTCAAATGGGTCTGTCTTGTGCACTGATTTCTAAAGTTTTTCCTACTCGTTCTCATACTGTTTCTGCTCAAGGTGGTATTACAGTTGCATTGGGTAATACCCATGAGGATAACTGGGAATGGCACATGTACGATACGGTAAAAGGTTCCGACTATATTGGTGACCAAGACGCTATCGAATATATGTGTAAAACCGGCCCTGAAGCAATTTTAGAGCTAGAACATATGGGACTCCCATTTTCTCGCCTAGATGATGGTCGTATTTATCAGCGTCCATTTGGTGGTCAGTCAAAAAACTTTGGTGGTGAACAAGCTGCACGTACAGCTGCTGCCGCTGACCGTACTGGGCATGCATTGTTGCATACCCTTTATCAGCAAAATTTAAAGAATCACACAACCATCTTTTCAGAGTGGTATTCACTGGATTTAGTGAAAAACCAAGATGGCGATATCGTTGGTTGTACTGCAATTTGCATCGAAACGGGTGAAGTCGTTTATTTCAAAGCAAACGCTACGATTTTAGCTACTGGCGGTGCAGGTCGTATTTACCAGTCAACTACAAATGCGCATATCAACACAGGTGATGGTGTGGGTATGGCAGTTCGCGCAGGTGTACCTCTGCAAGATATGGAAATGTGGCAATTCCACCCAACGGGTATTGCGGGTGCGGGCGTATTAGTGACTGAAGGTTGTCGTGGTGAAGGCGGATATCTGTTAAATAAAGACGGTGAACGCTTTATGGAACGTTACGCACCGAACGCCAAAGACCTTGCCGGCCGCGATGTGGTTGCGCGTTCTATTATGATCGAAATTCGTGAAGGTCGTGGTTGTGATGGTCCTTGGGGGCCTCATGCGAAATTAAAACTCGATCATCTGGGTAAAGAAGTTCTTGAATCTCGTTTACCAGGTATTCTTGATCTTTCTCGTACTTTCGCACACGTTGACCCAGTTAAAGAACCAATTCCTGTTATACCTACTTGTCACTATATGATGGGGGGTATTCCAACAAAAGTAACGGGTCAAGCTATTCGTGTGAACGAGAAGGGCGAAGATGTCGTTATTCCTGGATTGTTCGCAGTAGGTGAAATTGCTTGTGTATCTGTTCATGGTGCAAACCGCTTAGGTGGTAACTCACTGTTAGACCTCGTTGTATTTGGTCGTTCAGCAGGAGTTCACTTAAAAGAGTCACTGATGGAACAAGGTACAATGCGTGATGCGAGCGATTCTGATGTTGAAGCCGCATTAACTCGCTTAAATCGCTGGGAAAACAACCGCTCTGGTGAAGATCCAGTTGAAATCCGTAAAGCGTTGCAATCTTGTATGCAACATAACTTCTCGGTATTCCGTGAAGGCGATGCAATGGCAAAAGGCTTAGAAGAACTGAAAGTTATTCGTGAGCGCTTACAAAATGCACGACTGGATGATAATTCAAGTGAATTTAATACACAGCGTATTGAATGCTTAGAATTAGATAACCTGATGGAAACTGCTTATGCCACTGCGGTATCTGCAAACTTCCGTACAGAAAGCCGTGGAGCTCATAGCCGTTTCGATTTCCCAGAACGTGATGATGCGAACTGGTTATGCCATACATTATATCAACCGCAAACCGAAACAATGACACGACGTGAAGTCAATATGCAGCCAAAACTGCGTGAAGCCTTCCCACCAAAAGTGCGTACATATTAATTAGCGGTGTTATTGAAGTTGCGGAGACTTAAATATGAAACTTGAATTTTCGATTTATCGTTACAATCCCGACGTTGATAATGCGCCGCATATGCAAGATTACACCCTCGAAGTTCCTGAAGGGCGTGACATGATGTTGTTGGATGCATTAATTCAATTAAAGGAAAAAGATCCTACCTTATCGTTCCGTCGCTCTTGTCGTGAAGGTGTTTGCGGCTCTGATGGCGTGAACATGAATGGTAAAAATGGTTTGGCTTGTATCACACCTATTTCATCTTTACAGAAAGGAAGTAAGAAAATTGTGATCAGACCGTTACCCGGTTTACCAGTAATTCGTGATTTAATAGTGGATATGACTCAGTTCTATACACAGTATGAGAAAATTCGTCCGTATTTAATTAATAATGGCAAGAATCCTCCTGCTCGTGAGAACTTACAGTCACCAGAACAGCGTGAAAAGCTTGATGGACTTTATGATTGTATCCTTTGTGCTTGTTGTTCAACCTCTTGCCCGTCATTCTGGTGGAATCCAGATAAGTTTATCGGGCCTGCTGGATTGTTAGCGGCTTATCGTTTCTTGATTGATAGTCGTGATACAGAAACTGAATCTCGTCTTGATGATCTTAACGATGCGTTCAGCGTGTTCCGTTGTCATGGCATCATGAACTGTGTCAGCGTATGTCCTAAAGGACTTAATCCAACAAAAGCGATTGGTCATATTAAGTCAATGTTGTTAAAACGTAGTGCATAAAATAATAACCGCCCTAAAATAGTTAGGGCGGTTAATGGAAAAACTAAATTAGACGTTTGCGGTAAAAATAGTAAGGCACCTTTAAACACTGTAAGACAGTGCTTAAAGGTTCCTTGAGAGCTAAAGCTCCATATTTAAAGAACCTGCGAGATAGCGGGTCATAAGAGAACCTTGCAATCGACACCGTTTAATCACGGTATTAGTTATCCACGGCGAACTAAAGCTGTATAGCTTAAGGGATCATAATGCAGAACGGCGCAATGAAGGACTGGCTAGAATCAACTTTTCTAGCAGGAGAGAATCAGTCTTACATAGAAGATATCTATGAAGATTACCTAACTGACCCAAACTCTGTTGACGAAAGTTGGAGAGAGATTTTTCAACAACTGCCCGCAAGTCAAGGCATAGAACAGTCGCATTCTCAAACCCGCGACTACTTCAGACGCCTCGCAAAAGAATCCACTCGATATCATACCTCGGTAAGCGATCCGGCAATGGACTCAAAACAAGTTAAAGTTTTGCAGCTCATTAATGCCTTCCGTTTTCGTGGTCATCAAAACGCTAATCTCGACCCACTTGGTTTATGGAAACAAGAATCTGTTCCAGATTTAGATCCTGCTTTCCATAATCTAACTAAAGAAGATTTTGAAGAAACTTTCAACGTCGGTTCTTTTGCTATCGGCAAAGAAACGATGAAATTAGGTGATTTATATGAAGCACTGAAACGCATTTACTGTGGTTCAATCGGTGCTGAATATATGCATATCACTAATACTGAAGAAAAACGCTGGTTACAACAACGTTTAGAATCAGTGAATGTTGCAGACCAATTCACTAAAGAAGAAAAGTTACGCTTCCTGACAGAGCTAACAGCAGCTGAAGGTTTAGAGCGCTATTTAGGTGCGAAATTCCCGGGTGCAAAACGCTTCTCTTTAGAAGGTGGTGATGCATTAGTTCCGATGTTAAAAGATTTAATTCGCCATGCAGGCAAACAAGACACTCGTGAAGTGGTTCTTGGTATGGCGCACCGTGGACGTTTAAACGTTCTGGTTAATATCCTAGGTAAAAAACCAGCTGATTTATTTGATGAATTTGCGGGTATTCATAAAGAGCATTTGGGAACGGGTGACGTCAAATATCACCAAGGTTTCTCATCTGATTTTGCGACTGAAGGAGCGCAAGTTCACCTTGCATTAGCTTTTAACCCGTCTCACCTAGAGATTGTTAGCCCTGTTGTTATCGGTTCTGTTCGTGCTCGTCGTGATCGTTTAGATGAAGCGCGTAGTAATATGGTTCTTCCTATCACTATTCATGGTGATGCTGCTGTGACTGGTCAAGGTGTTGTGCAAGAAACCCTGAACATGTCTCAAGCACGTGGCTATGAAGTAGGCGGTACAGTTCGTATTGTTATCAATAACCAAGTTGGTTTTACGACTTCAAATCCAAAAGATGCCCGTTCAACACAATACTGTACTGATATTGTGAAAATGGTTCAGGCACCAATTTTCCACGTTAATGCAGATGATCCTGAAGCAGTCGCTTTTGTAACTCGCTTAGCATTGGATTTCCGTAATACCTTTAAACGCGATGTGATGATTGATCTCGTTTGTTACCGTCGTCATGGTCACAACGAAGCGGATGAGCCAAATGCGACTCAGCCTCTGATGTATCAAAAAATCAAAAAACACCCAACTCCACGTAAAATTTATGCGGATAAACTGGTTGCACAATCATTGCTTGATGCCAATGATGTTACTGAGCTGGTTAATCTCTATCGCGATGCACTTGATCGTGGTGATTGTGTTGTTGAAGAATACCGCCCAATGGGTCTGCATTCTTACACATGGGAACCGTATTTAAATCACGAATGGAATGAAGAGTATCCACATAAAGTAGAGAAAACGCGTTTACAAGATTTAGCGCGCCGTGTGAGTACCGTTCCTTCAGAA is from Proteus columbae and encodes:
- the sdhC gene encoding succinate dehydrogenase cytochrome b556 subunit, with product MVKKQRPVNLDLQTIQFPLPAIASILHRVSGVIMLVAVGILLWLLGTSLSSPEGFQQAAEIMTGFFAKFILWGILTALAYHICGGIRHMLMDFGFIDETLIVGRNSAAASMVITVILSILAGVLVW
- the sucA gene encoding 2-oxoglutarate dehydrogenase E1 component, yielding MQNGAMKDWLESTFLAGENQSYIEDIYEDYLTDPNSVDESWREIFQQLPASQGIEQSHSQTRDYFRRLAKESTRYHTSVSDPAMDSKQVKVLQLINAFRFRGHQNANLDPLGLWKQESVPDLDPAFHNLTKEDFEETFNVGSFAIGKETMKLGDLYEALKRIYCGSIGAEYMHITNTEEKRWLQQRLESVNVADQFTKEEKLRFLTELTAAEGLERYLGAKFPGAKRFSLEGGDALVPMLKDLIRHAGKQDTREVVLGMAHRGRLNVLVNILGKKPADLFDEFAGIHKEHLGTGDVKYHQGFSSDFATEGAQVHLALAFNPSHLEIVSPVVIGSVRARRDRLDEARSNMVLPITIHGDAAVTGQGVVQETLNMSQARGYEVGGTVRIVINNQVGFTTSNPKDARSTQYCTDIVKMVQAPIFHVNADDPEAVAFVTRLALDFRNTFKRDVMIDLVCYRRHGHNEADEPNATQPLMYQKIKKHPTPRKIYADKLVAQSLLDANDVTELVNLYRDALDRGDCVVEEYRPMGLHSYTWEPYLNHEWNEEYPHKVEKTRLQDLARRVSTVPSEIVMQSRVEKIYADRAVMAEGEKLLDWGAAETLAYATLVDQGITIRLSGEDAGRGTFFHRHAVIHNQTNGSVYVPLANVHNAQGQFNVWDSVLTEEAVLAFEYGYATTEPRGLTIWEAQFGDFANVAQVVIDQFISSGEQKWGRMCGLVMLLPHGYEGQGPEHSSARLERYLQLCAEQNMQVCVPSTPAQVYHMLRRQALRGMRRPLIVMSPKSLLRHPLAVSALDELANGKFLPVIGEIDDLKPADVKRVVMCSGKVYYDLLEQRRANEQNNVAIIRIEQLYPFPHEDIAQILAPYAHVKEFIWCQEEPLNQGAWYCSQHNFRDAIPTGATLRYAGRPASASPAVGYTSVHQEQQKALVEDALKVE
- the sdhA gene encoding succinate dehydrogenase flavoprotein subunit; this encodes MNLPVREFDAVVIGAGGAGMRAALQISQMGLSCALISKVFPTRSHTVSAQGGITVALGNTHEDNWEWHMYDTVKGSDYIGDQDAIEYMCKTGPEAILELEHMGLPFSRLDDGRIYQRPFGGQSKNFGGEQAARTAAAADRTGHALLHTLYQQNLKNHTTIFSEWYSLDLVKNQDGDIVGCTAICIETGEVVYFKANATILATGGAGRIYQSTTNAHINTGDGVGMAVRAGVPLQDMEMWQFHPTGIAGAGVLVTEGCRGEGGYLLNKDGERFMERYAPNAKDLAGRDVVARSIMIEIREGRGCDGPWGPHAKLKLDHLGKEVLESRLPGILDLSRTFAHVDPVKEPIPVIPTCHYMMGGIPTKVTGQAIRVNEKGEDVVIPGLFAVGEIACVSVHGANRLGGNSLLDLVVFGRSAGVHLKESLMEQGTMRDASDSDVEAALTRLNRWENNRSGEDPVEIRKALQSCMQHNFSVFREGDAMAKGLEELKVIRERLQNARLDDNSSEFNTQRIECLELDNLMETAYATAVSANFRTESRGAHSRFDFPERDDANWLCHTLYQPQTETMTRREVNMQPKLREAFPPKVRTY
- the sdhD gene encoding succinate dehydrogenase membrane anchor subunit gives rise to the protein MVSNSSTLGRTGIQDWLFLRASAIIIVLYVLYLVGFIATTEITYEVWRGFFSSSLTKVFTILTLLSILIHAWIGMWQVLTDYIKPLALRLTLQLIIVVALLVYLIYGTIVVWGV
- a CDS encoding succinate dehydrogenase iron-sulfur subunit; the protein is MKLEFSIYRYNPDVDNAPHMQDYTLEVPEGRDMMLLDALIQLKEKDPTLSFRRSCREGVCGSDGVNMNGKNGLACITPISSLQKGSKKIVIRPLPGLPVIRDLIVDMTQFYTQYEKIRPYLINNGKNPPARENLQSPEQREKLDGLYDCILCACCSTSCPSFWWNPDKFIGPAGLLAAYRFLIDSRDTETESRLDDLNDAFSVFRCHGIMNCVSVCPKGLNPTKAIGHIKSMLLKRSA